A portion of the Bifidobacterium bifidum ATCC 29521 = JCM 1255 = DSM 20456 genome contains these proteins:
- the rpsH gene encoding 30S ribosomal protein S8 — protein sequence MTMTDPIADMLTRLRNASAAKHETVEMPYSKFKANIAEILKREGYIKDFTAKEAKVGQDLEVTLKYGPNGERSIQGIKRISKPGLRRYAKSDSLPMPLGGLGIAIISTSSGLMTQKECLDRGIGGEIVAYVW from the coding sequence ATGACAATGACAGATCCGATCGCAGACATGCTCACGCGTCTGCGTAACGCGAGCGCGGCAAAGCACGAGACCGTGGAAATGCCGTACTCCAAGTTCAAGGCGAACATCGCCGAGATCCTGAAGCGCGAAGGCTACATCAAGGACTTCACCGCCAAGGAAGCCAAGGTCGGCCAGGACCTTGAGGTCACCCTCAAGTACGGCCCGAACGGCGAGCGTTCCATCCAGGGCATCAAGCGCATTTCGAAGCCGGGCCTGCGTCGCTACGCGAAGTCCGACTCCCTGCCGATGCCGCTCGGTGGCCTCGGCATCGCCATCATCTCGACCAGCTCGGGACTGATGACCCAGAAGGAATGCCTCGACCGGGGCATTGGCGGCGAGATCGTCGCCTACGTGTGGTGA
- a CDS encoding type Z 30S ribosomal protein S14 gives MAKTALKNKAAGKPKFKVRAYTRCQVCGRPHSVYRKFGLCRICLREKAHRGELPGVTKSSW, from the coding sequence ATGGCAAAAACCGCTCTTAAGAACAAGGCGGCCGGCAAGCCGAAGTTCAAGGTGCGCGCCTACACGCGCTGCCAGGTCTGCGGTCGTCCCCACTCCGTGTACCGTAAGTTCGGCCTGTGCCGCATCTGCCTTCGCGAGAAGGCCCACCGCGGCGAGCTGCCCGGAGTCACTAAGTCCAGTTGGTAA